From the genome of Oncorhynchus kisutch isolate 150728-3 unplaced genomic scaffold, Okis_V2 scaffold2701, whole genome shotgun sequence:
TCCTCACAACCCTTCTGTGTAGAGCTGTTCTGTGCCATTTGTCTTTGGCTTCTACGCTTGCTCCcttgttgaacagggagtacacacaGTCTGTGTCCGCTCAGCACCGACAGCATCAGAGGGGTTCTGATACACAAGACAACAGGTCATATTACAAACTGGTAGTAaccaggctgagtcccaaatggcaacctattccctatatggtacacTACTCTTGACCTGAGCCCATAGGACTTTGGTTTAAAGTACTGTACCAAGTAGGGTACaggttgccattttggatgcagcccCAGTTTCAAAATCTCTTTATTTCAGGAATTGTATCCAAAACCCAAGTGACTATTCCGTCTTGAATGTCCACTGTACTCTggatgtcagcatttccaatcagCAAACGCAAACACTCCGAATGTCCGTTGGTTGCTAGaggaagataaacagagaggatatAAAAATGTGAGATGATTGACCTTCAGTAGCTAGAGATGGAAAAACTGAGAAGATATAAGAATGTGAGATGATTGACCATTGGTAGCGAGAGGAGGATAAACAGAGAGAATATAAGAATGTCAGATGATCGACCATTGGTAGCTAGAGGAGGATCAACAAGAGGATATAAGAATGTCAGATGATTGACCATTGGTAGCTAGAGGAGGATCAACAGAGAGGATATGAGCAGATTGCTGGACGACTATAACCTTCACATGAACAGACAGATTTCAAGAACAGTGGTGTTGGTAGATGACATCCTCATGATGTTAACACAGCAGATAATAAAGAATTTTGGGGCTGAGGCCATTGAAGCCTGTCACTTGCTAGCTGTGTACCTGGCTCTGGATAGAAGTCTCCCCTgtgcactgatctaggatcagcttaccctccctAGATCCTCAATCATTAGTGGAGAACATGACAAAaaatgaccttagatcagtgtctcgTGGGCATTTTCACACGATACCATCCCTAGAGTGGACATAGTCGTCCTAGCAACATGACCAAACAAATGGCCATCTTGGTCAGGAAAACTTTTTAATTACAGAAGCTCTATGTGATATCCTTATGTCTACCTGCAGCGTGGATGGGGGTCCTCTTCAGAGTGAAGTCTTTAACCAGGATGGAGGCTTCCTGGTTGATGAGGACGTCAACACACTCCACAAGGCTTTTTAAGGCAGCCAGGTCCAGAGGGGTGCGCCCCTGGCTGTCCCTCACGTCTAGATCCAGCAGAGACTGAACCAGGACCTCCATagcatggtggtgactgtggtACGCATGAATAGATATTCACTCTTAATATAATCAATGTCCTAGAGTAGACCAGTGGTACAcctgaacagaaatacagtgctAGACCTCTAAAGTAGACCAGAGTCTTTCAATCGGGAGCCCATTTTTGCTCCTGCCCAGCATAAACATCGGAGGTTCCTGTCAAGCGTGGGATTGAGAAACAAACACTCTACTTCTCCTCTGAGGTTGATTAACTCAAATGGCAAAATAAGgaaatcatcctcatcatcactgtgtagaatatgcatgtattttACACTAATCAGGAATAGATCGGAATATggtgtgtgagtctgtctggacAGTCAACTTCCTGTGGAAAATCTACACCATGCTTGCATCCcagatagcaccctattccctatgtagtgaactacttttgatcagggcctataaggatctgatcaaacgtagtgtactaaatagggaatagggtgccatttgtcatATGGAGACCACTACAGGAGCAGGTAGGCTTTACTCACAGCGAGGTGTAGAGGGCTGATGGGAGCTCTGACATCAGATTCGTTCAGGATGTCTGTCCCTGAGGTTTCAATTAGTCGAGGAAAGAGAAGAACGGCCAGTTCAGACTTGGAAAAAGAACATCAAGAGTGACGATGCGTCCACGACAAACATGCAGCCACACCTTAAAACCtactgttgggttctgagaatatgaaatatacgaattcatgtcactgagggagagagcttaATGTATAACGTTTATATTATGTCCGGATATGTTTTTGTTAGCCATCAGGCATCCTATGGGTGGGATCCTCTGGGAtgagaagagacacagtctggtaccaatcaccatgtcagccttgagttggggaggagtgagcactttggggtagcggtcaggtcagatgaagtgaggaagaacagatatcactaaggttctgtctagcaacagagatgcattgactgtttagatgtgtaggaggagactcagcataggagagaggattaaatatcagtgcttgtgtgaatatgttttttgtctaatgcagctgtcttgaccctctgggaagaataaacttggttcaagcattcatagtgtccgtcgagtttttactctgagaattagaacctaacagttggcACTGCGAGCAGGGTTCTCGAACGCTGTTGGATTTGGGTGTATTAGCAGTAGCAATAAAGAGAGGTTGGTTTTATGCCCTGTTGGGGTGGGGAACCATGACAGAttatgtggaaataggaagacaagTGTGAATCATTTTGGTAATGTGTGTTATCAACAACAGTGATATTTGAACAGATTGGAGATGACTATCCATAACAATAAAATCCTTCATACAGTGAGGTTAGGTTACCATGCTTGTCCTGCCCCACAGCTGTAGACACAGCCTTCTCCAGGTCCTCAGACACTAGCTGGAGATCCATTATAGGATGTCTGTCACCTCACTGAGCCCCTATTGCAGGTTAGGGGTCACATCCACTTGAATGTCCTTCATATGACGAACCTCCTACAGAGCAAATGAGGAAAACATGATATATTAGGATTTATGTTAGTAGCAATAGAATATGGGAATTTTATCTCAACGCTACCTACAGCtatcatatttatttatgtatgtgatctatgtaaataaataaatatatcacagctgtaaaactgtgaaggactatAGGTGGAGGCCTACCCATTTCCCAGGAGCATTGTAAAACGTGGATTTGGGTACAGTGTTTATTTCCCCCTAATATCTTTGAAGATTACACCTAAAATAATTAGGCCTACTTCTTTCTACTGCTGATCTGAGACCATTAGGGTTAATCATTACAGATATAAATGCAATATATGGAGTAGAAAAGATTGCCTGCCCACCAACTTGATAAGAATCAACATGTGTTCTACATGgtctatttctatctgaacgtaacAACTCAATCAAGCTTGTTAATTGATCGTTAAGCCATGTTTGTCAGGTAAACGGTCATTAGTGGCCTATATAAGCCTCATACAGGCCATGGGAAGACATTACCTGTTGATAACACAGACTATTTTCATGATCATGGGAGGTGTGAGAGAATTGCTGCTCGTTGTGATGACTGTGGGGGTTGTCAAAGGTTGGTTCACTAATGTTTAAGGGATTTGTTTGGTAAATATGCTTAACTTTATAAGTTGGGTATTAATATTTGACTGTCTGTATCTTCCGCGTTGGTCATCTTTTATTCTTCACtgctattaatatatgtagctatTTTGTGTGAACTCAACTTCTGTCAACACTTTCTCCTCAGTTTCTTGTTACCCTGTTGGAAAGTCCCAGAAGCAAGATCAAGTCTCTCTGCAGAGGAGACTTGGAGGTAAGTGTTTCTTTCCACAACCCTTCTAGCTATGTTCTTTGTCACTGTCTATGGTGCTGCTGTGTTTGACACTCATTCAACAGCATAGAGTAACTCAGTCTAAATAATGTTGTCAAACCTTTTGCTTGTGTACCTAAACCTAAATTTTTCAGAGCTGTCATCAAATGACGTCTCCATTGTGCATGCCCTGGCCTTGCTCCGATCCATAGGGTCTGACGCGAAACAAACCAGAGAAGGTACGGCCTGAAACATATACTTTGAAAACTGTTGGCTTCATGTTGCTCAAAATTCGATTAGCAATTTGGCCTAGACCGTGTAGAACAGATGTGTTGCTGTAGAATACCCAACTGTTCCTTTTGTTTTTTCTCAAGAGTATTTAGAGACCAATGAAGTAGAatcccaagcttctccaaaccatgGTAGTTCTCCGGCAAATGATGCCCTGTCCTCTGAGGAGAAGCTGAGGCAcatgtcctctgacgacgccacctctgaagctgccaccggcccgtcctctgacgacctcacctctgaagctgccaccggcccgtcctctgacgacgccacctctgaagctggccaccggcccgtcctctgacgacgccacctctgaagctgccaccggcccgtcctctgacgacgccacctctgaagctgccaccggcccgtcctctgacgacgccacctctgaagctgccaccggcccgtcctctgacgacgccacctctgaagctgccaccggcccgtcctctgacgacgccacctctgaagctgccaccggcccgtcctctgacgacgccacctctgaagctgccaccggcccgtcctctgacgacgccacctctgaagctgccaccggcccgtcctctgacgacgccacctctgaagctgccaccggcccgtcctctgacgacgccacctctgaagctgccaccggcccgtcctctgacgacgccacctctgaagctgccaccggcccgtcctctgacgacgccacctctgaagctgccaccggcccgtcctctgacgacgccacctctgaagctgccaccggcccgtcctctgacgacgccacctctgaagctgccaccggcccgtcctctgacgacgccacctctgaagctgccaccggcccgtcctctgacgacgccacctctgaagctgccaccggcccgtcctctgacgacgccacctctgaagctgccaccggcccgtcctctgacgacgccacctctgaagctgccaccggcccgtcctctgacgacgccacctctgacgctgccaccggcccgtcctctgacgacgccacctctgacgctgccaccggcccgtctggcgacgacgccacctctggcgctgccaccggcccgtctggcgacgacgccacctctgaagctgccaccggcccgtctggcgacgacgccacctctgacgctgccacc
Proteins encoded in this window:
- the LOC116370676 gene encoding serine/threonine-protein phosphatase 6 regulatory ankyrin repeat subunit A-like isoform X5; protein product: MSELPSALYTSLHHHAMEVLVQSLLDLDVRDSQGRTPLDLAALKSLVECVDVLINQEASILVKDFTLKRTPIHAAATNGHSECLRLLIGNADIQKPL
- the LOC116370676 gene encoding serine/threonine-protein phosphatase 6 regulatory ankyrin repeat subunit A-like isoform X4, whose translation is MSELPSALYTSLHHHAMEVLVQSLLDLDVRDSQGRTPLDLAALKSLVECVDVLINQEASILVKDFTLKRTPIHAAATNGHSECLRLLIGNADIQSTVDIQDGIVTWVLDTIPEIKRF